One window from the genome of Paraclostridium sordellii encodes:
- the yabQ gene encoding spore cortex biosynthesis protein YabQ, translating into MIPFTQDLGAFFATAYGGIAIGILFDLYRAFKNNFNILKIFSLFYDVIFWLLVTGLVFITINVIESFDLRYYHFIALFIGFLIYYNTVSKLILRVLNKLIKSIIYIVKQILVNIGKISVNLYYVIIYSIHFLFDTIFYIPNLLISILKFLKIKSCKLKKVKSKI; encoded by the coding sequence ATGATACCATTTACTCAGGATTTAGGAGCTTTTTTTGCAACAGCATATGGCGGGATAGCTATAGGTATATTATTTGATTTATACAGAGCATTTAAGAACAATTTTAATATATTAAAAATTTTCTCTTTATTTTATGATGTAATATTTTGGCTACTTGTTACAGGGCTTGTATTTATAACTATTAACGTTATAGAATCTTTTGACTTAAGATATTATCACTTTATTGCTCTTTTTATAGGTTTTCTTATTTATTATAATACAGTAAGTAAATTGATTTTAAGGGTACTAAATAAACTAATCAAGTCTATTATATATATAGTTAAACAAATTTTAGTAAATATAGGCAAGATTTCGGTTAATTTGTATTACGTTATAATCTACTCAATACATTTTTTATTTGATACTATATTTTATATACCTAATTTACTGATAAGTATTTTAAAATTTTTAAAAATAAAATCCTGTAAATTAAAAAAGGTAAAAAGTAAAATATAG
- a CDS encoding FtsB family cell division protein yields the protein MNKRKKFLGQYVVVSSFLLVLLLSLVGGFATQIVKTIQYNKEIAQLKSNIKNVDKEIKDLKKDKQRLDNDKYIEDIARERLKMVKSNEIIYIDINKGSK from the coding sequence ATGAACAAAAGAAAAAAATTTCTAGGACAATATGTGGTAGTAAGTTCATTTTTACTTGTTTTATTATTATCACTTGTAGGTGGATTTGCAACTCAAATTGTAAAAACAATTCAATATAATAAAGAAATAGCTCAACTAAAAAGTAATATAAAAAACGTTGATAAAGAAATAAAAGATTTAAAAAAGGATAAGCAAAGATTAGATAATGATAAATACATAGAAGATATTGCTAGAGAACGATTAAAAATGGTAAAATCAAATGAAATAATATATATAGATATAAATAAGGGAAGTAAATAA
- a CDS encoding Ppx/GppA phosphatase family protein: protein MKIGAIDIGTNSMRLLVADYINGQLYNREKFVNTTRIGQDVDSEGYISEEAIKRNIEALKEFSKLAYDKGCKYIFCVGTSALRDSKNGLEFVKLAKIETGVDVEIITGELESELGFRGVLQGLEEKEDTLVIDIGGGSTEFILGGLNGIEFCKSENVGALRMTEKFLTKDPIDEEEFKLMYEFISQTIDNTINTLKEKNIKSIVGIGGTITSVSAINQKLEVYSMQKIHSSKISKKELDIILQNLKNMTLNDKKNLRGLQPKRADIITAGVTILNIVMKKLEKEKIIVSEYDNLEGLLCQKAKKMS, encoded by the coding sequence ATGAAAATAGGAGCAATAGACATAGGTACTAATTCGATGAGGTTATTAGTTGCTGACTATATAAATGGGCAATTATACAATAGAGAGAAGTTTGTAAATACGACTAGAATAGGTCAAGATGTTGATAGTGAAGGGTATATTAGTGAAGAAGCTATAAAAAGAAATATAGAAGCTTTAAAAGAGTTTTCTAAGCTAGCATATGATAAAGGCTGCAAATATATATTTTGTGTAGGTACATCAGCCTTAAGAGATAGTAAAAATGGATTAGAATTTGTTAAATTGGCTAAAATTGAAACAGGAGTAGATGTTGAGATAATAACAGGAGAATTAGAATCAGAATTAGGGTTTAGGGGCGTATTACAAGGATTAGAAGAAAAGGAAGATACATTGGTTATCGATATAGGTGGAGGATCGACTGAATTCATCTTAGGAGGACTAAATGGAATTGAATTTTGTAAGAGTGAGAATGTAGGAGCTTTAAGAATGACAGAAAAGTTTTTAACTAAAGATCCTATTGATGAAGAAGAATTTAAGCTTATGTATGAGTTTATAAGTCAAACTATAGATAATACTATAAATACATTAAAAGAAAAAAATATAAAGTCTATAGTAGGAATAGGTGGAACTATAACATCTGTATCTGCCATAAATCAAAAATTAGAGGTTTATTCTATGCAAAAGATACATTCTAGTAAAATAAGCAAAAAAGAATTAGATATTATTTTACAAAATCTAAAAAACATGACATTAAATGATAAAAAAAATTTAAGAGGATTACAGCCTAAAAGAGCGGATATTATAACAGCTGGTGTAACAATATTAAATATAGTAATGAAAAAATTAGAAAAAGAAAAGATTATAGTAAGTGAGTATGATAATTTAGAGGGCTTATTATGTCAAAAGGCAAAAAAAATGTCTTAA
- the spoIIE gene encoding stage II sporulation protein E yields MQRSLVASKNNISLKNIIKFSILDSNTLILCMIGFLLSRAMVVDNIAPLGVAFFICVSTIDKYKNPVFIATIAGTLISFNQSSNIIKYVICLIFIQLISKNIKNIKSINKLSTIGMLIILPLSIGQALIFGNYVYNVSIALVECVLMFISTYIFYYGVSIINKRASRKVTSSEEIIALTIIITFSIIGIGNINIFGVSVRNVLSNMMIILFAISGGAALGASSGVIIGLVYFINNLTSSLYMGIYSFAGLIAGGFNKVNKYLSIAGYILGWSVIYIYTSGAGASFMEMRDILIASALVVLIPDEFINNISKFFRIDSGVSDGIEDYLDRSREITNNRLRGMYKTYSDLANTFDRIREKEKILDQKDIAHVIDMVHNDECKKCGMKRRCWEAKFNYTYTMFNRILEQLEENGELSLDNIPIDFKKDCIKPESIVKTSNYYYKMFVLDYSWQQKFSENRKLVANQIRYMSKSIECMATELDRDITFDMDMERNILVELDRNGISVKKLNYISKDKDEFEVLIEKEICKDNKLCENKIVNIVSKIVGQELVANKVGCTCLGESCKIKLSKKQEYRVITEVSNMSKDGYIISGDNYTYMEVSEGKYMMAISDGMGKGRKAYEESSVTIDILEKMMDSKIDEEIIIDTINNILMLKSSDEMFSTLDLAMVDLNKGILNTIKMGACSTYIKRDNGDIELISTESLPVGILSDVNIERDSRKLKDGDYIIMVSDGIIDAGKNKNLGDNWLIYFLKNLDISNPKDISKDILNKALDIQNDNIYDDMTVLVSKIYKN; encoded by the coding sequence ATGCAAAGAAGCTTAGTGGCTAGTAAAAACAATATATCTTTAAAGAATATTATAAAATTTAGTATCCTAGATTCAAATACATTGATTTTATGTATGATAGGGTTCCTACTTAGTAGGGCTATGGTGGTTGATAATATAGCACCATTGGGTGTTGCCTTTTTTATATGTGTATCAACAATTGACAAATATAAAAATCCTGTTTTTATAGCTACTATAGCAGGAACTTTGATTTCGTTTAATCAAAGCTCTAATATTATAAAATATGTTATCTGTTTAATATTTATTCAACTTATATCAAAAAATATTAAAAATATAAAATCTATAAATAAATTATCTACTATAGGTATGTTAATAATACTACCTTTATCCATTGGACAAGCTCTTATATTTGGTAATTATGTTTACAACGTTAGTATAGCCTTAGTAGAATGTGTTCTTATGTTTATAAGTACATACATATTTTATTATGGAGTCTCGATTATAAATAAGAGAGCTTCAAGGAAAGTCACCTCAAGTGAGGAAATCATAGCATTAACAATAATAATTACATTTAGCATAATAGGTATAGGAAATATAAATATATTTGGGGTTTCTGTTCGAAATGTACTTTCTAATATGATGATAATTTTATTTGCAATATCAGGGGGAGCAGCTCTAGGAGCTTCGAGTGGAGTAATTATTGGACTAGTTTATTTTATAAATAACTTAACATCTAGTTTATATATGGGAATATATTCTTTTGCAGGGTTAATAGCAGGAGGGTTTAATAAAGTAAATAAATACTTAAGTATAGCAGGATATATATTGGGATGGAGTGTTATATATATATATACTTCAGGAGCTGGAGCTAGTTTTATGGAAATGAGAGATATACTTATAGCTAGTGCTTTAGTAGTGTTAATCCCAGATGAATTTATAAATAATATTAGTAAGTTTTTTAGGATAGATTCAGGAGTTAGTGATGGAATAGAAGATTATTTAGATCGAAGTAGAGAGATAACTAACAATAGGTTAAGGGGGATGTATAAGACCTATTCTGATTTAGCAAATACTTTTGATAGAATCAGAGAAAAAGAAAAAATACTTGATCAAAAAGATATAGCTCATGTTATAGATATGGTTCATAATGATGAGTGTAAAAAATGTGGGATGAAAAGGAGATGTTGGGAAGCTAAGTTCAATTATACATATACTATGTTTAATAGGATATTAGAACAATTAGAAGAGAATGGTGAACTTTCTTTAGATAATATACCTATTGATTTTAAAAAAGATTGTATTAAACCAGAAAGTATTGTTAAAACGTCAAATTATTATTATAAAATGTTTGTACTTGATTATAGTTGGCAACAAAAGTTTTCTGAAAATAGAAAGCTTGTAGCTAACCAAATAAGATATATGTCTAAGTCTATAGAGTGTATGGCAACTGAATTAGATAGAGATATAACCTTTGACATGGATATGGAAAGAAATATATTAGTAGAGTTAGATAGAAATGGTATAAGTGTTAAAAAATTAAATTATATATCTAAAGATAAAGATGAATTTGAGGTGTTGATTGAAAAAGAGATATGTAAAGATAATAAATTATGTGAAAATAAAATAGTTAATATTGTATCAAAAATAGTAGGACAAGAACTTGTAGCTAATAAGGTTGGGTGTACATGTTTAGGAGAAAGTTGCAAAATAAAACTATCTAAAAAACAAGAGTATAGAGTTATAACAGAAGTATCTAATATGTCAAAGGATGGATATATTATATCTGGAGATAATTATACTTATATGGAAGTATCAGAAGGTAAATATATGATGGCTATAAGTGATGGTATGGGAAAAGGGAGAAAAGCTTATGAAGAGTCATCTGTGACAATAGATATACTAGAAAAAATGATGGATTCTAAGATTGATGAAGAAATAATAATTGATACCATAAACAACATATTAATGCTTAAATCATCAGATGAAATGTTCTCAACACTAGATTTAGCTATGGTTGATTTAAATAAAGGTATATTAAATACTATAAAAATGGGGGCTTGTTCAACATATATTAAAAGAGATAATGGTGATATAGAATTGATTTCTACTGAATCTCTTCCTGTTGGAATATTATCTGATGTAAATATAGAAAGAGATAGTAGGAAATTAAAAGATGGGGATTATATAATAATGGTATCTGATGGAATTATAGATGCAGGAAAAAATAAAAACTTAGGAGATAATTGGTTAATTTATTTTCTTAAAAACTTAGATATATCAAATCCTAAAGATATATCTAAAGATATTTTAAATAAAGCTTTAGATATACAAAATGATAATATATATGATGATATGACTGTACTAGTTAGCAAAATTTATAAAAATTAG
- the pepF gene encoding oligoendopeptidase F, translating into MGKNIYKFITIAIVIIVFSSILLVKDIKENSTLSSEKAIETMEDKNKEPINKEIKKKTINTSWNLSKLYKNKNDWKSNLKSFNKEIKELENYIGKVTKSNKHLLYALKIKESLDSKIEGLYAYVSLNRDINKKSYEFIEMDKEIDKSYKKYDLICSQLEREILSLSNKEYKNLINDKNVFNKYGMYLNDIRRNKDHYLKSDEEKLLSNIGEISQLPKEVYDLFINMDKKSSLNPSQYSTAIESMNRDERKRAFENESVLYNDNINMLSGLFIGQVKKNIFYSDVRGYKNSREMYISGDDINPKVYDSLINTVNKNLDGLHKYISLRKEVLNIDNIHIYDMHNPIIEPVENNITYERAQEIIYAALNPLGKEYGDVLYKAFNERWIDVYSNDNKVGGAYSLSVYNTHPYILMNYSGNLDSVSTTAHELGHAVYSHMSSKNQNYLNSKPSIFTHEVASVTNEALLYEMLIKNAKNKNEKAYYLTQYIDLIKDTLFTQTMYAEFENLIHSKLEKGENINVLVLNDVWGDLLKKYYGKDFHVDQLAKVGWSRIPHFYNSFYVYKYATGCSAAISFSQDILKNGPENYLNFLKKGGSNYPIDLLKQSGINLYSNKPIDQTAEKFNKLVLELEKLIEN; encoded by the coding sequence ATGGGGAAAAATATATACAAATTTATAACAATAGCAATAGTTATAATAGTATTTTCATCTATACTATTAGTTAAAGATATTAAAGAAAATTCAACTTTATCGAGTGAAAAAGCGATAGAAACTATGGAAGATAAAAATAAAGAGCCTATAAATAAAGAAATAAAAAAGAAAACTATAAATACATCATGGAATTTATCTAAATTATATAAAAATAAGAATGATTGGAAATCTAATTTAAAAAGTTTTAATAAAGAGATTAAAGAGCTTGAAAATTATATAGGAAAGGTTACCAAATCTAACAAACATTTACTGTATGCACTTAAAATAAAAGAAAGTTTAGATTCTAAAATTGAGGGTTTATATGCATATGTATCTTTAAATAGAGATATAAACAAAAAGTCATATGAATTTATAGAGATGGATAAAGAAATTGATAAATCATATAAAAAGTATGATTTAATTTGTTCTCAACTAGAAAGAGAAATTTTAAGCTTATCTAATAAAGAATATAAAAATTTAATAAATGATAAAAATGTATTTAATAAATATGGAATGTATTTAAACGATATAAGAAGAAATAAAGATCACTATTTAAAATCAGATGAAGAAAAGTTGTTAAGTAATATAGGGGAAATATCTCAATTACCTAAAGAAGTATATGATTTATTTATAAATATGGATAAAAAGTCATCACTTAACCCATCTCAATATTCAACTGCCATAGAGAGTATGAATAGAGATGAAAGAAAAAGAGCTTTTGAAAATGAATCTGTATTATATAATGATAATATAAATATGTTATCGGGATTATTTATTGGACAGGTTAAGAAAAATATATTTTATTCAGATGTTAGAGGATATAAAAACTCTAGAGAAATGTATATTTCTGGTGATGATATAAATCCAAAAGTTTATGATAGCTTAATTAACACTGTGAATAAAAACTTAGATGGGCTTCATAAATATATTAGTCTTAGAAAAGAGGTTTTAAATATAGATAATATTCATATTTATGATATGCATAATCCTATAATAGAACCTGTGGAAAATAATATAACATATGAAAGAGCACAAGAAATTATATATGCAGCTTTGAATCCATTAGGGAAAGAATATGGAGATGTTTTATATAAAGCATTCAATGAAAGATGGATAGATGTTTACTCTAATGATAATAAGGTTGGAGGTGCATATAGTTTATCAGTTTATAATACTCATCCATATATTTTAATGAACTATAGTGGAAATTTAGACTCTGTATCAACCACTGCTCATGAATTAGGACATGCAGTATATAGCCATATGAGTTCTAAGAATCAAAATTATTTAAATTCAAAACCTAGTATATTTACTCATGAAGTAGCATCTGTGACTAACGAAGCTTTATTATATGAGATGTTAATAAAAAATGCTAAAAATAAAAATGAGAAAGCATATTATCTAACTCAATATATAGATTTAATAAAAGATACACTATTTACTCAAACTATGTATGCTGAATTCGAAAACTTAATACACTCTAAGCTAGAAAAGGGTGAAAATATAAATGTACTCGTGTTAAATGATGTGTGGGGTGATTTGCTTAAAAAATATTACGGTAAGGATTTTCATGTAGATCAACTAGCAAAAGTAGGATGGTCTAGAATCCCACATTTTTATAATAGTTTTTATGTTTATAAGTATGCAACAGGATGTAGTGCCGCAATATCATTTTCTCAAGATATATTAAAAAATGGACCTGAAAACTATTTAAATTTCCTTAAAAAAGGTGGATCTAACTACCCTATAGATTTACTAAAACAAAGTGGAATAAACTTATATAGCAATAAGCCTATAGACCAAACTGCAGAAAAGTTTAATAAGTTAGTTTTAGAATTAGAAAAGCTAATAGAAAATTAA
- the fsa gene encoding fructose-6-phosphate aldolase — MKLFIDTANVDEIKEINSWGVIEGVTTNPSLIAKEGRIFENVVKEITEIVDGPISAEVISMESEGMIKEGEELSKIHENIVVKIPMCAEGLKAVAALSKKGIKTNVTLIFSANQALLAAKAGASYVSPFVGRLDDIGQEGIMLIEEVAEIFNVHGIETEIISASIRHPQHVLTSAKAGADIATIPYKVFKQMLGHPMTDIGIDKFLKDWESVPKN, encoded by the coding sequence ATGAAACTATTTATAGATACTGCAAATGTAGATGAAATAAAAGAAATAAACTCATGGGGAGTTATAGAAGGTGTTACTACAAATCCATCTTTAATAGCGAAAGAAGGAAGAATTTTTGAAAATGTAGTAAAAGAAATTACTGAAATAGTAGATGGACCTATCTCTGCAGAAGTTATCTCTATGGAAAGCGAAGGGATGATAAAAGAAGGAGAAGAATTAAGTAAAATTCATGAAAATATAGTTGTAAAGATACCTATGTGTGCGGAAGGATTAAAGGCTGTTGCAGCTTTATCTAAAAAAGGTATAAAAACTAATGTAACTTTAATATTCTCAGCAAACCAAGCTTTACTTGCAGCTAAAGCAGGTGCTTCATACGTAAGTCCTTTTGTTGGAAGATTAGATGATATAGGACAAGAAGGTATAATGCTAATAGAAGAAGTTGCTGAAATATTTAATGTTCATGGAATAGAGACTGAAATAATATCAGCAAGTATAAGACACCCTCAACATGTTTTAACTTCAGCTAAAGCAGGAGCAGATATAGCTACAATACCATATAAAGTATTTAAACAAATGTTAGGACATCCTATGACTGATATAGGAATAGATAAATTCTTAAAAGATTGGGAAAGTGTACCTAAAAACTAA
- the glpX gene encoding class II fructose-bisphosphatase codes for MDRNLALELVRVTEAAALVSSQFMGRGDKNGADGAAVEAMRRAFETVKIDGEVVIGEGELDEAPMLYIGEKVGMATEDSMKVDIAVDPLDGTTLIAKGLPNVISVIAMGKKGSLLKAPDTYMKKIIVGPKAKGCIDLNASVEENIKSVARALNKKTTEMTITVQDRERHNYIFEAARKLGTRIKMFGDGDVAAGIATCFEDTGIDMLMGIGGGPEGVITAAAIKCMGGDMQAQIYPLSEEERIRCHEMNLTDEDIDKVLSLEDLAKGDELFFAATGITDGDLLKGIVSLGNNRITTNSVVMRAKTGTIRFVDAIHSIEKNDILTDLMGKYSI; via the coding sequence ATGGATAGAAATTTAGCGTTAGAATTAGTTAGAGTTACGGAAGCAGCAGCATTAGTTTCATCTCAATTCATGGGTAGAGGAGATAAAAATGGAGCAGATGGAGCAGCTGTAGAAGCTATGAGAAGAGCATTTGAGACTGTTAAGATAGATGGAGAAGTTGTCATAGGCGAAGGGGAATTGGATGAAGCTCCTATGTTATATATAGGAGAAAAAGTTGGTATGGCTACAGAAGACAGTATGAAAGTTGACATAGCAGTAGACCCGTTAGATGGAACTACATTAATTGCTAAAGGACTACCAAATGTTATATCTGTTATTGCTATGGGTAAAAAAGGAAGTTTACTTAAGGCTCCGGATACTTATATGAAAAAAATTATAGTAGGGCCAAAGGCTAAAGGGTGTATAGATTTAAACGCAAGTGTTGAAGAAAATATAAAAAGTGTAGCAAGAGCTTTGAACAAGAAAACTACAGAAATGACTATAACAGTACAGGATAGAGAAAGACATAACTATATATTTGAAGCAGCTAGAAAACTTGGAACTAGAATAAAAATGTTCGGAGATGGAGATGTTGCAGCAGGAATAGCAACTTGCTTTGAAGATACAGGAATAGATATGCTCATGGGAATTGGAGGAGGACCAGAAGGTGTAATAACAGCTGCAGCTATAAAATGTATGGGTGGAGATATGCAAGCTCAAATATATCCTTTAAGTGAAGAAGAAAGAATTAGATGTCATGAAATGAATTTAACTGATGAAGACATAGATAAAGTTTTATCTTTAGAGGATTTAGCTAAAGGGGATGAATTATTCTTTGCTGCCACTGGAATAACGGATGGAGACTTACTAAAAGGGATCGTGAGTCTTGGAAACAACAGGATTACAACTAATTCTGTTGTAATGAGAGCTAAGACTGGAACGATAAGATTTGTTGATGCTATACATTCAATAGAAAAAAATGATATATTAACCGATTTAATGGGTAAATATAGTATATAA
- the rho gene encoding transcription termination factor Rho, producing the protein MILWDRRILLNIKDINLENLNDMTLVQLKELGKELGIKSLSKYKKNELIEIISEKKSKDMIDNKKENEKEIKSEQKQSLDKQENKQENKTFENRNHENKQARYNHQSNNKSSYNVKEVDEAKIVDEFNTSKDDEVMGVLEILPDGFGFLRGPNYLSTEHDVYVSPSQIRRFNMKTGDKVKGITRHPKSGEKFRALLYVQKINDENPETATKRRAFETLTPIYPEEKLTLEKYQNEISTRLIDLISPIGKGQRGLIVAPPKAGKTVLLKSVANSIVKNHPDVELIVLLIDERPEEVTDMQESIDADVIYSTFDQVSSHHVKVAEMVLNRAQRLVEHGKDVVILLDSITRLARAYNLSISPTGRTLSGGLDPGALHGPKKFFGAARNIRQGGSLTILATALVETGSRMDDVIFEEFKGTGNMELHLDRKLAEKRVFPAVDIYKSGTRREDLLLTEEEKAALWKLRKEMSNNSVYEVTDKVLEILKRTKDNKTFIKYIKEALN; encoded by the coding sequence ATGATATTATGGGATAGGAGGATTCTTTTGAATATAAAAGATATAAATTTAGAGAATTTAAATGACATGACTCTAGTGCAATTAAAAGAACTGGGTAAGGAACTAGGGATTAAGTCTTTAAGCAAATATAAAAAGAATGAGTTAATAGAAATTATAAGTGAGAAAAAAAGTAAAGATATGATAGATAACAAAAAAGAAAATGAAAAAGAAATTAAAAGTGAACAAAAACAAAGTTTAGATAAACAAGAAAACAAACAAGAAAATAAAACATTTGAAAATAGAAATCATGAAAACAAACAAGCAAGATATAACCATCAAAGCAACAACAAGTCTTCTTATAATGTAAAAGAAGTTGATGAAGCAAAAATAGTTGATGAATTTAATACATCTAAAGATGATGAGGTAATGGGTGTACTAGAAATACTACCTGATGGGTTTGGATTTTTAAGAGGGCCTAATTACTTATCTACAGAACATGATGTATATGTATCTCCATCTCAGATTAGAAGATTTAATATGAAGACTGGAGACAAAGTTAAAGGGATTACTAGACATCCAAAAAGTGGTGAAAAATTCAGAGCTTTATTATATGTACAAAAAATAAATGATGAAAATCCTGAAACAGCAACAAAAAGAAGAGCTTTCGAAACTTTAACACCTATATATCCAGAAGAGAAACTTACTCTTGAGAAATATCAAAATGAAATTTCTACAAGATTAATAGATTTAATCTCTCCTATAGGTAAAGGACAAAGAGGTCTAATAGTTGCTCCACCAAAGGCAGGTAAAACTGTTCTTTTAAAGAGTGTTGCAAATAGTATAGTAAAAAATCATCCAGATGTAGAGTTAATAGTTCTTTTAATTGATGAAAGACCTGAAGAGGTTACTGATATGCAAGAATCTATAGATGCTGATGTAATTTATTCTACTTTTGATCAAGTTTCAAGTCATCATGTAAAAGTAGCTGAAATGGTCTTAAATAGAGCACAAAGACTTGTTGAACATGGAAAAGACGTTGTCATATTGCTAGATAGTATTACAAGGTTAGCAAGAGCATACAATTTAAGCATATCTCCCACAGGAAGAACTTTATCTGGAGGATTAGATCCAGGAGCACTTCATGGACCAAAAAAATTCTTTGGAGCTGCTAGAAATATAAGACAAGGTGGATCTTTAACAATACTTGCAACTGCTTTAGTTGAAACTGGATCTAGAATGGATGATGTTATATTTGAAGAGTTCAAGGGAACTGGAAATATGGAACTTCATTTAGATAGAAAACTAGCTGAGAAAAGAGTGTTCCCAGCAGTAGATATTTACAAATCAGGAACTAGAAGAGAAGACTTATTATTAACTGAGGAAGAGAAGGCTGCCCTTTGGAAACTTAGAAAAGAAATGAGTAATAATTCGGTATATGAGGTTACTGATAAAGTACTAGAAATACTAAAAAGAACTAAGGATAACAAGACGTTTATAAAGTATATAAAAGAGGCTTTAAACTAG
- the rpmE gene encoding 50S ribosomal protein L31, translated as MQKDIQPKYQEVEVRCACGNTFVAGSTKDEIKVEICSECHPFYTGKQKNIEAGGRIDKFKKRFKID; from the coding sequence ATGCAAAAAGATATACAACCAAAATACCAAGAAGTTGAAGTACGTTGTGCTTGTGGTAACACATTCGTAGCAGGATCAACTAAAGATGAAATAAAAGTTGAGATATGTTCAGAATGCCATCCTTTCTATACTGGAAAGCAAAAGAATATAGAAGCTGGTGGAAGAATAGACAAGTTCAAGAAGAGATTCAAAATCGACTAA